A region from the Papaver somniferum cultivar HN1 unplaced genomic scaffold, ASM357369v1 unplaced-scaffold_125, whole genome shotgun sequence genome encodes:
- the LOC113331622 gene encoding uncharacterized protein LOC113331622 isoform X1, translating into MVVLRSDLRSARKRSLSTEVFGWHVPEDLNVKPKKERKYTSKQARDLSEKYELVEPGSMSPVVRRADLLHHIDFTAKKADVADAPEEMFFSELATTNGVRSVKCCKCMGPIDSISGDKNNGCRYCSWYNVQHPKGGGFSRGGRGSFRDYSGSSSSSNSKSLCLTDASELLLDGSKRSLSTDVSDSDRPDPDYLVPKPSKERKDTSNKQVPDVARQYAADAMNFYTTRTRKKYELVEPGSITSVPLETCILHHVDFTAKKTDVADAPEELFFAELTTISGVRCVKFCQCMGLEH; encoded by the exons ATGGTGGTTCTGCGTTCAGATCTGCGTTCAGCTAGGAAAAGATCGCTTTCGACGGAGGTGTTTGGCTG GCATGTTCCAGAGGACCTGAATGTGAAACCCAAAAAGGAGCGTAAGTACACATCTAAACAAGCTCGTGATCTG AGTGAAAAATATGAATTGGTGGAGCCTGGTTCCATGTCACCCGTGGTTCGCAGGGCAGACCTTCTTCACCATATTGACTTCACGGCTAAGAAGGCTGATGTTGCTGATGCTCCAGAAGAGATGTTTTTTTCCGAACTGGCAACTACCAACGGGGTTCGTAGCGTCAAGTGTTGCAAATGCATGGGGCCAATAGACTCAATTTCAG GAGATAAAAACAATGGCTGCCGTTATTGCTCGTGGTACAATGTTCAGCATCCTAAGGGTGGAGGATTCTCGCGTGGTGGTCGTGGATCATTCCGTGATTACAGTGgtagttcttcttcatctaacTCCAAAAGTTTGTGTTTGACGGATGCGTCTGAACTTTTACTTGATGGCTCTAAGCGTTCGCTTTCGACGGATGTGTCTGACTCTGACAG GCCTGATCCAGATTACCTGGTTCCAAAACCCAGTAAGGAACGTAAGGACACATCTAATAAACAAGTTCCTGATGTAGCAAGGCAATATGCAGCTGATGCCATGAATTTCTATACCACAAGAACA CGTAAAAAATATGAGCTGGTGGAGCCTGGTTCCATTACATCTGTACCTCTTGAGACATGCATTCTTCACCATGTCGACTTCACAGCGAAGAAGACTGATGTCGCTGATGCTCCAGAGGAGCTGTTTTTTGCCGAACTGACAACTATCAGCGGGGTTCGTTGCGTCAAGTTTTGCCAATGCATGGGATTAGAGCACTAA
- the LOC113331622 gene encoding uncharacterized protein LOC113331622 isoform X2 has product MSPVVRRADLLHHIDFTAKKADVADAPEEMFFSELATTNGVRSVKCCKCMGPIDSISGDKNNGCRYCSWYNVQHPKGGGFSRGGRGSFRDYSGSSSSSNSKSLCLTDASELLLDGSKRSLSTDVSDSDRPDPDYLVPKPSKERKDTSNKQVPDVARQYAADAMNFYTTRTRKKYELVEPGSITSVPLETCILHHVDFTAKKTDVADAPEELFFAELTTISGVRCVKFCQCMGLEH; this is encoded by the exons ATGTCACCCGTGGTTCGCAGGGCAGACCTTCTTCACCATATTGACTTCACGGCTAAGAAGGCTGATGTTGCTGATGCTCCAGAAGAGATGTTTTTTTCCGAACTGGCAACTACCAACGGGGTTCGTAGCGTCAAGTGTTGCAAATGCATGGGGCCAATAGACTCAATTTCAG GAGATAAAAACAATGGCTGCCGTTATTGCTCGTGGTACAATGTTCAGCATCCTAAGGGTGGAGGATTCTCGCGTGGTGGTCGTGGATCATTCCGTGATTACAGTGgtagttcttcttcatctaacTCCAAAAGTTTGTGTTTGACGGATGCGTCTGAACTTTTACTTGATGGCTCTAAGCGTTCGCTTTCGACGGATGTGTCTGACTCTGACAG GCCTGATCCAGATTACCTGGTTCCAAAACCCAGTAAGGAACGTAAGGACACATCTAATAAACAAGTTCCTGATGTAGCAAGGCAATATGCAGCTGATGCCATGAATTTCTATACCACAAGAACA CGTAAAAAATATGAGCTGGTGGAGCCTGGTTCCATTACATCTGTACCTCTTGAGACATGCATTCTTCACCATGTCGACTTCACAGCGAAGAAGACTGATGTCGCTGATGCTCCAGAGGAGCTGTTTTTTGCCGAACTGACAACTATCAGCGGGGTTCGTTGCGTCAAGTTTTGCCAATGCATGGGATTAGAGCACTAA
- the LOC113331624 gene encoding DNA-directed RNA polymerases II, IV and V subunit 11-like, producing the protein MNAPQRYERFVLPEGTKKVSYERDTKIINAASFTIEREDHTVGNVLRMQLHRDANVLFAGYKLPHPLQYKILVRVHTTSQSSPMQAYNQAINDLDKELSCLKNAIESEVERRTP; encoded by the exons ATGAATGCTCCTCAGCGTTACGAAAGATTTGTACTACCTGAAGGAACCAAGAA ggtttcttacGAAAGAgatactaaaatcatcaatgctGCTTCGTTTACTATCGAGAGAGAAGATCACACTGTTGGGAATGTCCTTCGGATGCAATTACACAGGGATGCTAATGTTCTGTTTGCTGGTTACAAGCTTCCTCACCCTCTTCAGTACAAAATCCTAGTCAGG GTTCATACAACAAGTCAATCTTCGCCAATGCAGGCATACAATCAGGCAATTAATGATCTTGATAAGGAACTTAGTTGTTTGAAAAATGCTATTGAG TCCGAGGTCGAGAGGAGGACGCCTTAG
- the LOC113331623 gene encoding protein vip1-like, whose product MKNPATLDLTIEVCNLSDNVTRMDISTFFSYCGTVASTRIHRKEDEQLTTTTTRQCALVTFTQPYALQTALLLNNAVIGDSPIRILRTKSTAAALPTNDILEEDRRRNVIYKQAEDCDVPILGPNEKSIRWRSIKIESLSEQS is encoded by the exons ATGAAGAATCCAGCGACGTTGGATCTAACGATAGAGGTATGTAACCTATCAGATAACGTGACTCGCATGGACATCAGCACCTTCTTCTCCTACTGTGGCACCGTTGCCAGCACTCGCATCCATAG AAAAGAAGATGAGCAGTTGACAACAACGACGACAAGACAGTGTGCTCTTGTGACTTTTACGCAACCTTATGCTCTACAAACTGCTCTTCTCCTCAAT AATGCAGTAATCGGAGACTCTCCAATTCGCATATTGCGAACAAAGTCTACCGCTGCTGCTCTTCCCACCAATGATATCTTGGAGGAGGATAGGAGAAGGAATGTGATTTATAAGCAGGCCGAG GATTGCGATGTGCCTATTTTAGGGCCAAATGAGAAGAGCATACGGTGGCGCAGTATAAAGATTGAATCACTTTCAGAACAATCATAG